The following proteins are encoded in a genomic region of Natrinema sp. DC36:
- a CDS encoding 2'-5' RNA ligase family protein, with product MYSVNVPVPGRVRQLANRLHPDLVGFETIREDHSCLLKRLGEADHVAQLQHRAHRTLEGAPAVEAEITAIDYFADPPLGSAPVVYLAVESPGLETIHADLTEAFETVDGLEGRDYVPHVTLARGGDLETAQRLADREIDPIRWTVSGLEFWDGTYKLPVSRISLPA from the coding sequence GTGTACAGCGTCAACGTTCCGGTTCCCGGTCGCGTCCGCCAGCTCGCGAACCGGCTCCACCCGGACCTCGTCGGATTCGAGACCATCCGCGAGGACCACTCGTGTCTCCTCAAGCGCCTCGGCGAGGCCGACCACGTCGCCCAGCTCCAGCACCGCGCCCACCGCACGCTCGAGGGTGCCCCCGCAGTCGAAGCCGAAATCACGGCCATCGACTACTTCGCGGACCCGCCGCTGGGGTCGGCACCGGTCGTCTATCTGGCCGTCGAGAGTCCCGGCCTCGAGACCATTCACGCCGACCTCACCGAGGCTTTCGAGACGGTCGACGGACTCGAAGGGAGGGATTACGTCCCGCACGTGACGCTCGCCCGCGGCGGCGACCTCGAGACCGCACAGCGGTTGGCCGACCGCGAGATCGACCCGATCCGGTGGACAGTCAGCGGACTCGAGTTCTGGGACGGAACCTACAAGCTGCCGGTGAGTCGGATCTCGCTTCCCGCCTGA